The Bradyrhizobium sp. B097 genome contains the following window.
CAGTCGCCGGCTTCGTCCTGCCAGACCAGCGCCTTGAGCGGCAGATCGATCCCGATGGTCTGCGCAGCCTGCATCAACGGCGTGCCGCCCTTGGCATTGCCAAACACGAACAGTTCGGTCGGACGGAGCGTAAGCCCGGCACCGGCGGCGCCCGCGGCATGATCGATCTGCGCGAACAAGGTCAGCCCGCGCGCCTGCAATTCGGCCTTGAGCCGGTCCGCGGTTTGCTTCGGCCCGACTTGGCTGCGAAGGCTGATCAGTCCGTCAATCGCCATCAAGCGTCCTCCAGCGCCGTTGCCGCAAGCTACTCAGTCGCAGGGGGCGGCGCCACGCCAAAGCATGATCCAGCGGTTTTCCGAAAAGATCATGCTCAAACAAGGAGCTAAAGCGCGATGACGAGTCTACCGGATCTCATCGCGCTTTAGGCGCTTCACGCTCCAGTGAGACGAAGCTTCGCATGCTTTTTGCCGCCGGGCCGCCTATATTCCGCGCATGCCAACCCTGATCGCCGGCGTCGTCGCAATTGTCATCCTTTACTCCGCACTGCAGATGTTTCGTGCGGCCAATCCTGCCGTGCTTGCGCGTGCGATCAAGATCGGTGGCGGCGTGCTCGCGCTTGCCGTTGCGGCCTTCACCGGCGTGCGGGGCGAACTGGCAGTGGCAATCCCGCTCGGCATCTTCGGCGCCGGATTGCTCGGCTGGTCGCCGTTCGGGAGCACCGGCTTTCCCAATTTCGGCGGCATGTTCGGCGGTTCGCGCAATCAGGGACAAAGCTCGCGGGTGCGCTCGCAATATCTCGACATGAGCCTCGATCACGACAGCGGCGTGCTCAAGGGCCAGATCGTGGCGGGACCGCAGGCCGGCCACATGCTCGACGAGTTCGACCTGTCGCAGCTTCTGGCGATGGTCCCGAGCTTCGACGCCGAAAGCGTCGCGCTACTTGAAAGCTATCTGGACCGCCGCTTTCCCGCCTGGCGTCAGGACGCACAGGGCGACCGGACAGGGGGGCAGGGCCGCGCGGCGACGAGTGGCAAAATGACGAACGAGGAGGCCTATCAGATCCTTGGCCTGCAGCCGGGAGCGTCGCGTGACGACATCGGCCGGGCTCACCGCACCCTGATGAAGAAACTCCATCCCGACCAGGGGGGCTCGACGTATCTCGCTGCCCGTGTGAACGAGGCCAAGGATACTCTGCTTCGCACGCATCTCTAACTCCGGCTACGCCACTGACGCCACAGCCGAGAGCTGCCTTCCGCTTCTGATTGATGCCCCGTGTGGCCCGCCGCTGTCCGGCGTGGCCGATCGTTCTTTCGGGAAAACTTAACCGTAAAATATTGACGAGAAGTTCTCATGGTTGCGCCGCGCGCGGAAAGGCCGGTCGTTGGCGCGGCGGCCCGCCAAGCAAAAGGGCCGGCGCTTGCGGCGCCGGCCCTTTGAAATCAGACGATCGCGTCGATCAGTTGCGAACGGTGATGCAGGAGATCTCGGCGCGCTTCAGCGTCTTGCACGCAGCTTCCGCCTGATCGCGCTCGAGGCCGGCAAAGCGGGCGCGGTAGAGCTTGCGATTGTCCTTGGCCACGACCTCGGTGAACGGGTCTGCCTTGCTGAGGAGGCCGCGGGCCGAGCTGCGCGCGAGGTCGATACGCTTGTTGGCCTCGCCTTCGGACTCGAGCGCGCCAACCTGGATGATCCAGCCGGAATGCGCGGCGCCTGGCTTGACGACGCTGGTCTGCGGCGCGGCCTGCAGGCTGCGGGTCGTCGGTTCGATCGAGGCCACCGCCTGCGGCGCCGCGACGGCGGCCGGTGCATGGACGGACGAGGCCGGCAGCACGCCGAGGATGCCGTTGCCGGTGCCGAAGTTCGCCGGCTGCGGCGGCATCTCGGGCCTCGTGGTCTCGGCAGCCCGCGCCATCATCGCATTGGAGGTCTCGGGAACTTCGCCGCGCGACGGGATGGTGCTGGTGATCGGGGGCGCGGACTGCGCCGGGCCGGCGGCGGCAAGCTTGATCTGGCCGGCCTTGACCTGCACGGTCTTCACCTTGACCGGCTTCATCGGTTCGGCCGAGCCGGGGATCGCGGCGATCGGCTGGGTCTGGATCACGCCTGAGGTCAGCGGGGCCGGCTCGGGCTTGGCCTGCGGCTCAGGCTTCGCCGGGGGCGGCGGCAGGGCGGCGGCGACGGCTGCCATCAGCGAGGGCTTGCTGGCCGGGCGGGGCGCCTGCACCGCGACGGCTGCCGCGGCGGGCTCCGACGCTGCGACCGGCGCGGTGTCCGCGCTGCGGCCGCTGTCGGCATCGGCAACCTCGATATTGGCGTCGGCCGGGTTGCGCTCGGTGATCGCGGCGGCCGTGCGGGTGGTCGCGCCCTTGCCGATGTTCTCGGCCAGGAGGTTGCGCATGATGGCGTCGCGGGAGCCGCCGCTGCGTCCGCCAAGTACGACGCCGACCAGGAAGCGATTGCCACGGTGGATCGAGGTCACGAGGTTGAAGCCGGAGGCGCGGGTGTAACCGGTCTTGATGCCGTCGACGCCTTCGACGCTGCCGAGCAGGCGATTGTGACCGGTGATCGTGTGGCCGCGGAAATTGAACGCCGTGGTCGAGAAGTAGCGATAGTAGCGCGGGAAACGATCCTGGATGGCGCGACCGAGCGTCGATTGATCGCGCGCGGTGGTGATCTGCTCGTCGTTGGGCAGGCCTGAGGCGTTGCGATAGGTGGTCCGGCTCATGCCGAGCGCGCGGGCCTTGCGGGTCATCATCCGGGCGAAGTCGTCTTCGCTGCCGCCGATCGCCTCAGCGATCACGACTGCGGCGTCATTGGCGGAGCGGGTGACGAGACCCTTGATGGCGTCTTCGACCCTGATGGTCTGGCCGGGCCGCAGGCCGAGCTTGGTCGGGTCCTGCTCGGAGGCGTGCTCGGAAACCGGCATCTCGGTGTCGAGCTTCATCTTTCCGGAATCGAGGCGCTCGAACAGCAGATAGAGCGTCATGATCTTGGTGAGCGAGGCGGGGTGCCGCAGGCCGTCGGGACTGTTCGATGTCAGCACCGAGCCGGTGTTGCCGTCGACGATGATCGTCGCGAATTGCGGGCTGTAGCTTTCGCGCGCGGGCTCGCTGTGATGGTGACGGGCGGTGTGGCGCCGGTGACGGCGCGCCTCCGCGCTATCACTGGTGATCAGGATCGCCGTCGTGACGGTAACGAGCCCAAGAACGCCAACTCGCAGCGCCCGCGAGGAGGCCAAGGTTGTTCGAAGCATCTACTTCCCCGTCCCAATTTCTATCTAGATCACTGGCTCGTGAGGCGAAATTGTGCCCGGCGGCCGTCGATCCTTGCCTGCGCAACAGACCACTTCGGGCAGAACCATCGGCCCTCGTGGCGGCTCAGGTCGCTCTTCTAGCTAAGGTGTTGTTCACAAACAGCTTTCAAGGCTGTCCGTCGGAAGGCGAACAAAGTCCAGGAATCAGGTTAGGCGGACCGAGTTTCCAAAAGATTAAGCAACCGTTGCGTAGTCCCCCGGGGTTTATCGCAAATGCTCAGGATTCGGGCAAATGTCGTTGTGCGTCGCACAATATTTGTTGACTTTATTGTGCGATGCGATATTCCGATCGTTGTCAGGGGGCCGGGAGCTTCCCGGCAATGGGAATTTGCGCCTTCAAGTCTGGGAAAAGGAATTCCAATCCATGGTCAAGATCGAAGACATTCAGAACTACGGCAAAGAGCATTTCGAGTCCGTCACTGCGTCTGCGAACAACCTGCAGAGCGGCGTCCAGGCGATCGCCACCGCCTATGGCGACTACGCCAAGAAGTCGTTTGAGGACACCAAGTCGTTCGTCGAGAAGCTGTCGGGCGTGAAGTCGCTGGACAAGGCGCTCGAGGCGCAGACCGAGTACCTGCGTTCGTCCTACGAGACCTTCGTCGCGGAATCGCAGAAGATCGCCGGCCTGTACAGCGACTGCGCCAAGCAGACCTTCAAGCCCTATGAGGGCCTGGTCTCGAAGTTCGCGCCCGCTCAGTAAGCGCCGCTAATCAAGACAAACGAAAAGCCCGGCCGTTTCGGCCGGGCTTTTTTGTTGCGCCTGAAGCGGGCGGTTATTTCGCCAGCCGCAGCTTGCTGAGCGCGGTTCCGATCGTGTTGAACGTCGTCAGGATCTGGGTCGAGCTGGTCAGCATGAAGAACTTGTCGGGGCTGCTGGCGCAGTTCTTCAGGACGGTCGAGGTCGGATCGGCGGGCGAGCTGGTGTTCACCTGGATCGCGTAGATCGTGTACATCGGCGCACCATTGGAATCCTTCGCGGCCTGCAGATTCTGGCACTGCAGGGTCTGCCGTGCATCGATCGGATTGCCGGATGCCTGGCTGCTGCCGTCGCCGTAGTCGGGCCAGCGATCCTCGGTGTTCAGACCGTCGGAAAGAATGATGATGACGCGGTTGTAGGTGGTGTTGGAGTCCTCCGCCGGCGCGTTCAGCGGACCGCCCACCAGAAGGGACTGCCACGCCCAGGCGAGGCCGACCGACTGGTCGGTGCCGCCGGTCGGCTGCATCGCGTTGACCGCGGTCTTGAGCGCGCTCCAGTTGTAGCTCAGCGGAATGATCGGCTCGAGCGGCGTCGAGACGTTGCTGTTGCAATAGGCCGTGCCGTTTTCATAGTACTCGTTGGCCGGGAACATCGTGGTGACGTCGGATGTCGTCGGCAGTACGCCGGTCGCATCGTTCGGCTGGGTGCGGTCGGTGATGCAGCCCGTCCATGTGCTGATGGGATTGGTGGAGGGCTGCTGCCAGTTGTTCACCACGGTTGGCGTCTTGTTGGTCGAGGTCCATTGGTTGTTGGTCCATCCGACGACGGCGGTGACCCGCGGCTGGTTCTTGTTGTCCACGGTGTCGTTGGGGCCCGGCTGCGTCCAGTCGTGGGTATACAGATTGCCGGAGCACGAATAGACGCCGTTCTTGGTGCCGCAGCTGCAGCCGCTTACAGCGTAGCCCGTGGAATCCGTGGGACAGGCGCACGAGCTTGAGCCGGTGCAGAATACGCCCGTGCCGGCTGGCGTGCTGACCCAGCAGCCATTGTAGAGCGTGTGCGAATTGTAATCGACGCTCGGGCAAATGTAGCCCGAATAGGTCCCGCTCGAGGGGATGTAGGTCGTGTTGGACGAATTGGTCGGGCCCTTCGTGCAGGTGAAGCCGCCGTTGCCGTTGGTCCAGGGGCATCGTGCACCCGGTCCCACCGCATGCCAGTTCATCGGCAGGGTGGCCTGGGTGCTGCCGTTGTTCGGCTGCGCGGTCGGAGGATTGAGCCAGTCGGTCCAGTCGATGTAGTTCTGGCCATAGTTGCTGGCGCCGAGATTGACGACCTTGGCGAACGGGATGACGGAGATGTAGACGTCGCCGTTGTTCTTGCTGAGCGCGCTGAGCTGGTCGATCAGGCCGCCGGTTCCGGCCACCGCGTTTCGCAGCGCGGTAATCTTGCCGTTCTGGCTCATCGATCCCGTGTTATCGAGGGCGAGGGCGACGCGCATCTTGACGTTGCCCCAGGTGGTGGTGGTCGAGGTACCGAAATTCATTTTCTGGAAATTGCCGTGGGACAGATCGGCAAACTTCATGAAATAGGTGTTGATGTAGCCGGACCCGCTCAGGAGAATGGTCGCGGCAGTGTTCGCGGTCGGGGTCGTATAGGCGGCCGAGACGGAAATGCCTTGGCCGTCCTTGTTGGTGAAGAGGCTGTTGAAATAGGTCTGTGCCTTGTTCGGGATCTGCGCGGCCGTGATGTTGCCCATGGTCAGATCCTTGGACAGCATCAGCGCGGTGGAATCGAGGGCCGACTGCATCGCGGTGCGAGCGTTGTTGGCGCGGGTATAGTCGACCGCTGCGCCCACGAAGGCGAGGATCGGCAGCATTGCGAAGGTGAAGATCACCGCGACATTGCCGTCGGTTGCCCTGGAAAACCGGCGGAGAGCCGCGCGAACGCGATTGGAAATGGCTGAACCAAGCATGGCACTCTCGTCAAAATGAATTGCGCGGCCATCTCCACGTGCGCGGCTAAACAGATGGTGAATCGGGCCGGGGAAACCCTGCGGGTGGCCCGGCGGAAGCTCAAAAAGCGGGGCAAAAGCGCGGGCTATCCTGAATGCCGTCTAAACTGGAGGCCCCAGTCCTTTGTCAAATCAGCCAGAAATGATTAACCTTCCGAGGGTTGCCGCGCCGGGAATCGGACCGGTGGGCTGCGGCGGGTCAGCGCTTGCGGCAGGGCGTCGTGAGGCCCATATTCGGGAGGTCGATCCGGCCGCCGGATCGGACCGGGAGCGGCAATCTGGAAAGCATTGCTGGGGGTTCCGCGATCAGTCTTGCGGCAATCGCGACCACCTTCCAATCGCCAACCGGTTTCCCCTGGGGAATTCGAACGCCTGAGCCATGCTGCGATACACGTTGACAGTCCCGATCTCCGAGCCGGTTTCGGCCATGCCTGCGGTGTCCGCCGCGCCGGTGCCGAAAATGAGCAATGACGACAACCGCAATGGCGCGGGCAGCGGCCCGTCGACCTCGGTCATCACCAAGGTCAAGCCGAAGACCAAGCGCCCGAACCTGTATCGCGTCCTGATCCTGAACGACGACTACACGCCGATGGAGTTCGTGGTTCACGTGCTGGAACGCTTCTTCAACAAGGACGCCGAGGCGGCGACCAAGATCATGCTGCACGTTCACCATCACGGGATCGGTGAGTGCGGCGTGTTTACCTATGAGATCGCCGAGACCAAGGTGACGCAAGTCATGGACTTTGCGCGCAAGCATCAGCATCCACTGCAATGTGTGATGGAAAAGAAATAGTTCGCGGGAACGATTGACCTGCCGCGGAAGCGGAACGGGTCTTGCATCGCGCATTTTGACGGCTGCGAGCGGCGTTCCCGTATGATCACGGGGCGCCACCGGATCACGTCCCGGCGCCTGAATTTTAGAAGAAAACCATCATCGCGGGACCGGTCTTTCGCCACGATCCGTCGTAACTATATCAATGGCGATCACGAAGGTTGTTATTGCCTGACCCGGTAATGGCGATCATGATGGCCGGGGGCCATAGAGGACGCGAATGCCTACTTTTTCCCAAAGCCTAGAACAATCCTTGCATCGTGCATTGGCGATCGCGAACGAGCGTCACCATCAATACGCGACGCTCGAACACCTTCTGCTGTCGCTGATCGATGACTCGGATGCGGCGGCGGTGATGCGGGCCTGCAGTGTCGATCTCGACAAGCTGAGGACCAGCCTCGTCAATTATCTCGAGACCGAATTCGAAAACCTGGTGACGGATGGCGCCGACGACGCGAAGCCGACCGCTGGGTTCCAGCGCGTGATCCAGCGCGCGGTGATTCACGTCCAGTCGTCCGGTCGCGAGGAAGTGACCGGCGCCAACGTCCTGATCGCGATCTTCGCCGAGCGCGAGAGCCACGCTGCGTATTTCCTGCAGGAGCAGGACATGACGCGCTACGACGCCGTCAACTACATCAGCCACGGCATCGCCAAGCGGCCCGGCGTGTCCGAGGCACGGCCGGTGCGCGGCGTCGACGAGGAAACCGAGACCAAGGGCAACGAGGACGCCAAGAAGAAGGGCGAGGCGCTCGACACCTATTGCGTCAACCTCAACAAGAAGGCGCGCGACGGCAAGATCGATCCGGTGATCGGCCGCAATGCCGAGATCAACCGTGCGATCCAGGTGCTGTGCCGCCGCCAGAAAAACAACCCGCTGTTCGTCGGCGAAGCCGGTGTCGGCAAGACCGCGATCGCCGAAGGCCTCGCCAAGCGCATCGTCGACAGCGATGTGCCGGAAGTGCTGGCGGCCGCGACCGTGTTCTCGCTCGACATGGGCACGCTGCTCGCGGGCACCCGCTACCGCGGCGATTTCGAGGAGCGGCTCAAGCAGGTCCTGAAGGAGCTGGAGGCGCATCCGAACGCCATCCTGTTCATCGACGAGATCCACACCGTGATCGGCGCCGGCGCCACTTCCGGCGGCGCGATGGATGCGTCCAATCTGCTGAAGCCGGCGCTGGCTTCGGGCACGATCCGCTGCATGGGTTCGACCACCTACAAGGAATATCGTCAGCACTTCGAGAAGGACCGCGCGCTGGTGCGGCGCTTCCAGAAGATCGACGTCAACGAGCCGACGGTGGAAGACGCGATCGCGATCCTCAAGGGCCTCAAGCCCTATTTCGAGGATTACCATCGGCTGAAATACACCAATGAGGCGATCGAGGCGGCGGTGCAGCTGTCGTCGCGCTACATCCACGACCGCAAGCTGCCCGACAAGGCGATCGATGTGATCGACGAGTCCGGCGCGGCGCAGATGCTGGTCGCCGAGAGCAAGCGCAAGAAGACGATCGGCATCAAGGAGATCGAGACCACGATCGCGACCATGGCGCGGATCCCGCCGAAGAGCGTGTCGAAGGACGATGCCGAGGTGCTGAAGCATCTCGAGCAGACCCTGAAGCGCACGGTGTTCGGCCAGGACAAGGCGATCGAGTCGCTGGCGGCGTCGATCAAGCTGGCGCGGGCCGGCTTGCGCGAGCCGGAGAAGCCGATCGGCAGCTATTTGTTCTCGGGTCCGACCGGTGTCGGCAAGACCGAGGTGGCCAAGCAACTCGCGGCGTCGCTCGGTGTCGAGCTGCTGCGCTTCGACATGTCCGAATACATGGAGCGGCACACCGTGTCGCGCCTGATCGGCGCGCCTCCCGGCTATGTCGGTTTCGACCAGGGCGGCCTGCTCACCGATGGCGTGGACCAGCATCCGCATTGCGTGGTGCTGCTCGACGAAATCGAGAAGGCGCATCCGGATCTCTACAACGTGCTGCTGCAGATCATGGACCATGGCCGGCTCACCGACCATAACGGCAAGCAGGTCAACTTCCGCAACGTGATCCTGATCATGACCACGAATGCGGGCGCGGCTGACCTGGCGCGGCAGGCCTTCGGCTTCACCCGCTCGAAGCGGGAAGGCGACGATCATGAGGCGATCAACCGGCAGTTCGCGCCGGAGTTCCGCAACCGGCTGGATGCGATCGTCTCGTTCGCGCACCTCAATGCCGAGGTGATCGGCATGGTGGTCGAGAAGTTCGTGCTTCAGCTCGAGGCGCAACTCGCCGACCGCGACGTCACGATCGAGCTGTCCGAGCCCGCCAAGGCCTGGCTGATCGAGCACGGCTATGACGAGCAGATGGGCGCGCGTCCGATGGCGCGGATCATCCAGGAGCACATCAAGAAGCCGCTCGCGGATGAAGTTCTGTTCGGCCACCTCAAGGGCGGCGGACACGTTCGCGTCGTCCTCGTCAAGGACGAGGCGACCGACAAGGACAAGATCGGCTTCGAATATGTCGAGGGCCCGGTCACCCCGAAGCCCGAGAACCTGCCGCCGCGCAAGCGCAAGCCGCCGAAGGGCGGTCCGGGTGGCGGCGGAGGCGGCACCAAGGGGCCGGCCTCAAAGGGGCCGATGGTCAAGGCCTGACGGGCTGCATAATCAAAAAGGCCGGCTCCTGAGCCGGCCTTTTTCGTGTGGCAGCCGGTGTTTTCCGCCGGTCGCGCATGCCGCCGGACCGGCGTTACACGAGGCCGGCCAGGAAATCCCGCGTTTGCGAAGTCATCGGATAGGACAGTTCGATCCGCAGTTCCTGCAAGCCGACATCCTGGGGCGTGCCGAACGTCGTGATCGTATTGAACAGGTGCAGCACGGTTCCATCTATTTTTAGCTGCAGCGGGACAATCGGGAGTTCGGCCCGCTCCTGATCGTCAGCCGCCAGGTCGCAGCCTGCGGACGGTCCGAACTCACTGAGTAGTGATGCGGAGGGTGACCGGGGATCGCCGCGCGCCTCGTTGCGAAGCCGCGCGAGCAGGCGTGGCGCCACCGCCTGCCAGTTCAGGATTCTCGGGCGCATTTGCGAAGGCTCGAACATCATGCGCATCAAATTGAGCGGGCCGTCCGCCTGCAGCGCGCGCAGCGTGGCTTCGTCGAAGCAGGCGGCGACGAGCCGCGCCGCGCCGTTATTGTGCATGACGACGCGCCACTGGCGGTCGACCACGAACGACGGATAGGGCTCGTGGTGCGTGATGATGCGCATGAGCGCCTCGCGCACGCTTGCCATCTCGGCAAGATCGAGCGACCGCTCCGGATAGAGCGCGGCATAACCGGCTGACGCCAGCAACTCGTTGCGTGCGCGCAAGGGAATATCCAGCGCATCGCAGAGCCGGATCAGCATCTCGCGGCTCGGAAGCGTGCGGCCGGACTCCAGGAAGCTGAGGTGGCGCTGCGAAATGTTGGCGGTGATCGCGAGGCTGAGCTGGCTCTCTCGCCGCCGCTTCCTCCATTCGCTCAACCGCGCGCCGACGTGATCTGCCTGCAGCGGTTGTCGTCGCTGGCGTTCAGTCATGTGCGCGATCCTGTCCGGCCCGGCGGGTGCGTCCAATTACCCGGCGGGTAATTGCGCGAATTACGCGACCGGCAGTAGTGAACGAGAAAAGCACCCGTGCAACCCCCGACATTCCGGAGCGATGCAATGTTGAAGCCGAAGATTCTGGTCACCGGAGCGACCGGCAAGACCGGCATGCCGACTGCACTCGGGCTCGCGGAGAAAGGCTTTCCGGTGCGCGCCCTCGTTCGGCGGCACGACAGGCGCGCGGCGCTGTTGCAGAGCAAGGGTGTCGAAATCGTCGTCGGCTCGCTGGAGAGCCTGCGCGATCTCGAGCTGGCCATGAAGGGCGTGAAGCGCGCCTATTTCTGTCCACCGCTCGAACCCGGCACGCTGCGGCGTGCGGTGCTGTTCGCGGCGGCTGCGCGTGAGGCCCGGCTTGAGGCCGTGGTGCAGCTCAGCCAATGGGTGGCCGACGCAAGCCATCCCGCGGTGCATGCACGTGAGAAATGGCTGACCAATCACATGCTGTCGTGGATGCCGGATATCGGCATCGTCACGGTGCAACCCGGCTGGTTCGCGGACAATTACTTCGCCGTTATCGGGCAGGCCGCCCAGTTCGGGCTGTTCGGCCTGCCGCTGGGGCGCGGCTGCAATGCGCCGCCATCCAATGAGGACATTGCGCGGGTCATTGCGGCTTGCCTGGCCGAGCCGGCGCCGCATATCGGCAAGGCTTACCGGCCGACCGGCCCCCGGCTGCTGGCGCCCGGCGAAATCGCCGAACTGATGGGCGTGGCACTTGGCCGTGCCGTAAGCTACCAGGACGTGCCGCTGCCGATGTTTCTGAAGGCCGCCGCTTCGCTCGGGCTATCCGAGTTCGTGATCTCCCAACTGTACTGGTTTCTGCAGGACTATCAGGCCAATGCGTTCGGCGTCGGTGCGCCGACCGACGCGGTCGAGAATGTCGCCGGGGTGATGCCGGAGGATTTTCTCACCATCGCGAGGCGCTACGTCAGGACGTCGCCATCGGCGGAGCGCGGGATAGCGGGAGCGTTGCGGGAGACCGGCGGCTTGCTGGCTGCCTTGCTCGCGCGCAAACCCGACATCGGGCGGATCGAAGCGCGCCTCGGCGCCCCGCAGATCGAGGGCTTCGTGCTCGCACGCCAGTCTGAGGCTTGGCTAGCGACCCATGCCTGACGGCGACACGCGTTCAGCCTTCGCTGAGCAAGGTCCCTCCTTGATCTCGCACTTCGGGCGAGCGCGATGATATCGAAAAGACTGGCTGAGCAGCCGGCTCTTTTTTGTTTGCGCTCACTCGCCCTTCAGGCGCTGACCCTCATGGACCCGCACCTGCTCGGCGCCGCGGCTGCCGGCTGAGGACAGCCGCAGCGTGCTCAGCACCGCGCCTACCACGGCAAAGCCGACGCCGACCATCAGCGAGATTCTGGTGCCGTCGGCCGGATAGCGCGCCAGCAGCATCGCCACCAGCGCGGCACCGATGGTCTGTCCAAGCAGGCGCGCGGTCCCGAGCATGCCGCTGGCGCCGCCCGAGCGCTCGCGCGGCGCGGCGGCGATCATCGTGCGGTTGTTCGGGGTCTGGAACAGGCCGAAGCCGGCGCCGGCTAGCGCCATCCGCCAGATCACGTCGATCGGTGTCGCAGTGACCGGCATGAACGCCAGCGTTCCCAGACCCAGCGCGAATAGCAGCAGGCCGATGCCGCCGAGCAGGCCGGCGGGGTAGCGCTCGACCAGCCAGCCGGCGATCGGCGCGGCGAATGCGACCGCGATCGGCCACGGCGTGATCAATAGGCCGATCTGCACCGCCGAATATCCGAAGTGGTTCTCGAGATAGAACGGCATCGCGACGAAGGCCAGCATCTGGCCGCAGAACGAGGCGATCGACGTGCCGATCGAGAGCGCGAAGATCGGAATCCGCAAGAGGTCGACCGGCAGCAGCGGCGAGGGCAGATTTTGTTGCCGCCGGTACAGCAGATGAGAAGCGACCGCGGCAATCGCAAATTCCAATGCGCAGAGATACAGCGCCTCGCCATGGCCGGCGCTGTCGATCGCGCTGATGCCGAACCCGAACGCGATCGCGCTCATCGCGGCGCTCTGCCAGTCGAAGGCGTGAACCGCGGGCCTGGTATGCGGCAGGAAGCGCCAGCCCAGCGCCAGCGTGACGATGCCGAGTGGGACATTGATGGCGAACAGATACGGCCAGGTCCCGACCGCCAGGATGAACGAGGCGATGGTCGGGCCGACCGCGGCCGAGATCGCGACCACCAGCGCGTTGACGCCGATGCCGCGGCCGAGCTGCGAATGAGGATAGATGAAGCGGACCAGCGCAGTATTGACGCTGAGGATTCCGGCCGCGCCGAACCCCTGCAGGATGCGGGCGACCGTCAGCAGCGGCAACGTATGCGATAGCGCGCAGAACAGCGACGCCAGCGTGAACAGCAGCAGCCCCGCCAGATAGACCCGGCGATAGCCGATGATCTCGCCGAGCGAGGCCAGCGGCAGCAGCGAGATCGTGATCGCCAGCTGATAGCCGTTGACGATCCAGATCGAGAAGGCGGGGCTGGCGTTAAGATCCCGCGCGATGGTCGGCAGCGCAACGTTGGCGATCGAGCCATCGACGACCGCCATCACCAGGCCCAGCGCGATCGTGAGAATGGCCCAATTGCGCTGCGGTTGCGGCAGCCCGTCGGGATGCTCGATGATCGCGGACGACATGTCGTGAAATGGCCTTTGGTTCCAGCATGGGCGGGCTTACCGGATGCTGGATTAACCTGGCCTTTGCAACCCCCGAAATGACAGATACCGGCCGCGATCGAAACGCGGCCGGGGAGCTGCGGGAGGACGCTCAGCCCTGGCCGAGCAGTTCCTTGATCCGCCGCTGCAACTGCCGTTTCTTGATCTCGCTGCGGCGGACCCGCTCGTCGAGATCGCTGACCGGGGTGTCCGAGGTCATGATCCGGAACGCGAGGCCGACCTTGTTGGCCTGGCGCCAGATCATGCGCGCCAGGAACGAGCGGCCCTTGCGCGCGACGCTGAGATTCATCTCTTCGGGCAAGTGTGCGGCGTCGCCAAATTCGACGCACGCGCCGCCTTCGCTGATATTGCGGACGATGCAATCCATCGTCGAGCCGCGCTCATTGATCTCCGCAACCGCACCGTAAAACACCTTGTCACGTGGGCTCTGGCGCCGGTCCTGCATGGGAAATCCTCCTTAAATTAACGGCAGGACTGTACCGGTCCGGACCCGCGAAAAGAAGGGTACGAACGGAACCCGTTGGAGTTAGTGTAAATTGTTTGCATCTGTGAAGGTCAGGATTCCCGGCTATTTTGCGCCGCAAACGACCCGAGAAACTAGTTCGGCACTCGGCTGTGCCGCCAATCGCGCGGCGAAAGGCCGTAATGGTCGCGGAACACGCGGCCGAAATGCGAGAGATCGTTAAAGCCCCAGGCGAATGCAATCTCGCCGATATGGCGATGCGCGTGTGCCGGCGAGGC
Protein-coding sequences here:
- a CDS encoding PilZ domain-containing protein, giving the protein MQDRRQSPRDKVFYGAVAEINERGSTMDCIVRNISEGGACVEFGDAAHLPEEMNLSVARKGRSFLARMIWRQANKVGLAFRIMTSDTPVSDLDERVRRSEIKKRQLQRRIKELLGQG